One genomic window of Medicago truncatula cultivar Jemalong A17 chromosome 1, MtrunA17r5.0-ANR, whole genome shotgun sequence includes the following:
- the LOC11419187 gene encoding polyadenylate-binding protein 2, with amino-acid sequence MAQIQVQHQTPAPVPAPSNGVVPNVANQFVTTSLYVGDLEVNVNDSQLYDLFNQVGQVVSVRVCRDLATRRSLGYGYVNFTNPQDAARALDVLNFTPMNNKSIRVMYSHRDPSSRKSGTANIFIKNLDKTIDHKALHDTFSSFGQIMSCKIATDGSGQSKGYGFVQFEAEDSAQNAIDKLNGMLINDKQVFVGHFLRKQDRDNVLSKTKFNNVYVKNLSESFTEDDLKNEFGAYGTITSAVLMRDADGRSKCFGFVNFENAEDAAKAVEALNGKKVDDKEWYVGKAQKKSEREQELKGRFEQTVKESVVDKFQGLNLYLKNLDDSITDEKLKEMFSEFGTITSYKIMRDPNGVSRGSGFVAFSTPEEASRALGEMNGKMIVSKPLYVAVAQRKEDRRARLQAQFSQMRPVAITPSVAPRMPLYPPGTPGLGQQFMYGQGPPAMMPPQAGFGYQQQLVPGMRPGGGPMPSYFVPMVQQGQQGQRPGGRRGGPGQQPPQQVPMMQQQMLPRQRVYRYPPGRSNIQDAPVQNIGGGMMSYDMGGLPLRDVVPPMPIHALATALANAPPEQQRTMLGEALYPLVDQLEHDSAAKVTGMLLEMDQPEVLHLIESPDALKAKVAEAMEVLRNVSQQQGNSPADQLASLSLNDS; translated from the exons ATGGCGCAGATTCAGGTTCAACATCAAACTCCGGCACCAGTTCCAGCACCTTCGAACGGCGTCGTACCGAACGTTGCGAATCAGTTTGTTACGACGTCTTTGTACGTTGGTGATCTTGAGGTGAATGTGAATGATTCTCAGCTTTACGATCTGTTTAATCAGGTTGGACAAGTGGTTTCGGTTAGGGTTTGTAGGGATTTGGCTACTCGTCGTTCGCTTGGTTATGGTTATGTTAATTTCACTAACCCTCAGGATG CGGCTAGGGCTTTGGATGTTCTGAATTTTACTCCTATGAACAACAAATCTATTAGGGTTATGTATTCTCATCGTGATCCTAGTAGTCGCAAGAGCGGCACTGCTAATATTTTTATCAAG AATTTGGATAAGACAATTGATCACAAAGCTTTACATGacactttttcttctttcggACAAATTATGTCTTGCAAAATAGCAACTGATGGTTCTGGTCAGTCTAAAGGCTATGGTTTTGTCCAATTTGAGGCTGAGGATTCTGCTCAGAATGCAATTGATAAGTTAAATGGAATGCTGATCAATGACAAGCAGGTGTTTGTGGGTCATTTCCTACGTAAGCAAGATAGAGATAACGTTCTCAGTAAGACAAAATTTAACAATGTCTATGTGAAAAACCTATCAGAGTCATTTACGGAAGATGACTTGAAAAATGAATTTGGAGCTTATGGGACCATTACTAGTGCTGTTTTGATGAGAGATGCTGATGGTAGGTCGAAGTGTTTTGGATTTGTCAATTTTGAAAATGCAGAAGATGCTGCTAAAGCTGTTGAGGCATTAAATGGTAAAAAGGTTGACGACAAGGAATGGTATGTTGGTAAAGCCCAGAAAAAATCTGAACGTGAGCAAGAGCTGAAAGGACGGTTCGAGCAGACTGTAAAGGAATCTGTAGTAGACAAATTTCAAGGTCTGAACTTGTATCTCAAGAACTTGGATGATTCCATTACTGATGAAAAACTCAAGGAAATGTTCTCCGAGTTTGGCACAATTACTTCATACAAG ATTATGCGAGACCCAAATGGAGTCAGCAGAGGATCTGGCTTTGTTGCATTTTCAACTCCAGAGGAAGCATCAAGAGCT CTTGGCGAGATGAATGGCAAAATGATCGTTAGCAAACCTCTCTATGTTGCTGTTGCACAGAGAAAGGAAGATAGAAGAGCAAGATTGCAG GCACAATTTTCACAAATGAGGCCTGTTGCAATTACACCTTCTGTTGCACCCCGAATGCCACTCTACCCTCCTGGTACTCCTGGTCTTGGACAGCAATTTATGTATGGTCAAGGACCCCCAGCCATGATGCCTCCACAA GCTGGATTTGGATATCAGCAGCAGCTTGTTCCTGGGATGAGACCTGGTGGTGGTCCTATGCCAAGCTACTTCGTTCCAATGGTTCAGCAGGGCCAACAAGGTCAGCGCCCTGGTGGACGTCGAGGAGGTCCTGGTCAACAACCCCCGCAGCAAGTGCCAATGATGCAGCAGCAG ATGCTTCCAAGGCAACGTGTTTATCGCTACCCTCCTGGTCGCAGCAACATTCAAGATGCCCCTGTGCAAAACATTGGTGGAGGAATGATGTCCTATGACATGGGAGGTTTGCCACTTCGCGATGTTGTACCACCTATGCCCATTCATGCTTTGGCTACAGCACTTGCGAATGCTCCCCCTGAACAGCAGAGGACT ATGCTTGGAGAGGCTTTGTATCCGCTAGTAGATCAGCTGGAACATGATTCAGCAGCTAAGGTTACTGGCATGCTTCTGGAGATGGACCAGCCTGAAGTATTGCATTTGATCGAGTCACCAGATGCTCTCAAGGCTAAAGTTGCTGAAGCCATGGAGGTGTTGAGAAATGTTAGTCAACAGCAAGGAAACAGCCCGGCGGATCAACTAGCCTCACTCTCTCTCAATGACTCTTAG
- the LOC11413051 gene encoding protein WHAT'S THIS FACTOR 1 homolog, chloroplastic, which produces MFHHQTNIIILLRTSSKRHYCLWSSKKDPDLESALSRNKRWIINNQIKNIILRYPNNQIPIQTLQKKFKTLDLQGKALNWISKYPSCFQFHQDHVLLTKRMMELVHEEQSLKDSLESVFVPRLAKLLMLSLNNCLNVMKINEIKNSLGFPDDYLIGIVAKYPDLFRIRNESGRRSSMVVELMKWNPDFAVSEVEALAMKNGVEVNFSCCLPSSWVKSLEKFHEFELVPYVSPYSDPRGLVEGSKEMEKRNVGLVHELLSLTLWKKISIMKLGHFKREFFLPDKVNVLLLKHPGIFYVSNKYRIYTVLLREGYVGSQLVDKDPLVVVKEKFGEIMQEGLHEYNQRRRLVNIEKKRNKGLPLNRVDEDHMKGRRRRRNREVSDEDDEVERENGNKLGGLLDPEERKRFYKVLFYDDGS; this is translated from the coding sequence ATGTTCCATCATCAAACCAACATCATTATTCTCCTCCGAACCTCCTCAAAAAGACACTATTGTCTATGGTCAAGTAAAAAAGACCCAGACTTAGAATCAGCATTATCGCGAAACAAACGTTGGATAATTAACAACCAAATCAAAAACATTATCCTCCGTTACCCTAACAACCAAATCCCAATTCAAACTCTTCAGAAGAAATTCAAAACCCTAGATCTTCAAGGTAAAGCCCTTAACTGGATTTCCAAATACCCTTCTTGCTTCCAGTTTCATCAAGATCACGTTCTTCTTACTAAACGCATGATGGAGCTTGTTCATGAAGAACAATCCTTGAAAGATTCTCTTGAATCTGTTTTTGTTCCACGTCTCGCCAAATTGCTCATGCTTTCTTTGAATAATTGTTTGAATGTTATGAAGATCAATGAAATTAAGAATAGTTTAGGCTTTCCTGATGATTATTTGATTGGGATTGTGGCGAAATATCCGGATTTGTTTCGAATTAGGAATGAGAGTGGGAGGAGAAGTTCTATGGTGGTTGAGTTGATGAAATGGAACCCTGATTTTGCTGTTTCTGAAGTTGAGGCTTTGGCGATGAAGAACGGGGTTGAGGTGAATTTTTCGTGTTGTTTGCCTTCTAGTTGGGTGAAATCATTGGAGAAATTTCATGAATTTGAGTTGGTTCCTTATGTTTCGCCTTATTCTGATCCGAGGGGGTTGGTGGAAGGGTCTAAGGAAATGGAGAAAAGGAATGTGGGTTTGGTTCATGAGTTGTTGTCATTGACTCTTTGGAAGAAGATTTCAATTATGAAATTGGGTCATTTTAAAAGGGAGTTTTTTTTGCCTGATAAGGTGAATGTTTTGTTGCTTAAGCATCCTGGGATTTTTTATGTTTCTAATAAGTATAGGATTTATACTGTTTTACTTAGAGAAGGGTATGTTGGGTCTCAATTAGTTGATAAGGATCCTCTTGTGGTTGTTAAAGAGAAATTTGGGGAGATTATGCAGGAAGGGCTTCATGAGTATAACCAGAGGCGGCGACTTGTTAATAtcgaaaagaagagaaataaagGTCTTCCTTTGAATAGGGTGGATGAGGATCACATGAAGGgtagaagaaggagaagaaacagGGAAGTgtctgatgaagatgatgaggtTGAGCGAGAAAATGGTAATAAGCTGGGAGGGTTGCTTGAccctgaagaaagaaaaaggtttTATAAAGTTCTTTTTTATGATGATGGTTCATGA